The genomic DNA CCGTTCATCGCGAATATATgggtgatgacggcgagaGGCCTTGTCTAGAACGTGTTGTGCGCAAACAAAGGCGAAAGGGCTTCAGCCGTCCACTAGGCCAGAGTAGACTTCAGATGACACTGATGACACTCTAGCGTGAGAATTGTCAAGTCGGAAGTTCCCTGCCAACGCGAACGAGCGGGCGGGGGGCGAGAGACAGGAATAGATACCGCAGCAATATCCGTTGTGAGTGAGAGGTTGGCCGTCGCGGATTCATTCGGCTGCCGACGCATAGGGCCGGAATCCCCCCCCGCCGACATTTTCCAGGGTTGAATTTTCTCAGCACCCAACAGGCAATCGTCAGCTGAAAGTCATCGCGAAACCTGCAGGCGGCTGCAGCAGTGCAGCAGCGTTGTTCGAGCGCTAGACCTGAAATGGCCTGGATAAATGTGGCAACGAGAACTCCACATGTCAGTGAGATCACAACTGTCCAGGGTGGCCGGGGTTGAACGACTCAGGCAATGGGAAGAGACGAGGAGAAACAtgaggggggaaaaaggCGCCGCAGAAGAAGACAGTCACTAAAGAAACGTTGGCCAGTCAAATGTTGAAGAACAGATGCCACACGAAACAGCTGCCGAAtgctctccctctctcgtGAGAcgtccctcccccccctcgtcgtTGCGTTAGCGCTAGTCTAGCCTCTCCTCCCGCTTACCTCTCcataggtacctaggcaTGTAGCTATCTGCCCCTTCTGTTGGATCTTACGAACAAGTCGATCGAAATAGCGCGCAGCCGCCGTCAGAGTCCGCCCGTTGGCTGCTGGTCGCCGTGCGCAACGTCGGGGTGACGTCCCTAGTGCAGCGCTATCTCAAGCGGCGCATCGCTCTGCATTCGCATCCAGCTGCCGTCGGCGCACAGGCTCTGCTTGTCGGGCGCCGGGCACGCCTCacacctcgccgtcgaccctGGGTTATTACACTTCTGTCGTAAGACGAGTCGGGTGGCTTAACCTGGAGTCGTCGGAAATATTCCAGTGTAAGAGTCAGTGAGGGGAGAGTGGGAGGCCGGGTCGAATGGCCGGCACTCATCTCGAGCCCTGCATGTTTCAAGACGTCTTCCAGCATGACATGGGAGCGTGGCCCGtgaagcagcagcaactGGCAATGATCATTTGGCGATCCAGCAGCAAACAGTCCGCTCGTCTGGGTTTCGTTTCGGGCGCCGGTGGGTCGAGAGACGACGCGGAATGTCTCTGCTGTCCCATCAGTGAATTCGTGGAATGCGCCTAGAAGACGAACCATTTCTTTGTTCTTTTTTACATTCGTCGGTTTCTCACCAGTCTGGTTCAAGTCCGAGACCGACGTCCGGGGCTTGGGGCTAGCCATTTCAGCCATGTTAAAATCGAAGAGGGGGGACGGCCGCCAACAAGGCATGTTCCGAGGAGCTCTGGGGCGCCATTGAAGTGATCCAATTGACGGTAATCAGACATGGAGATGAGTACAATTGATGCGGTCCAGGGAGTGGGGACGGAACAAGCCTGCTGGATATGCGCTTGAGAGGGGAAACGAATCGCCTATCTAATTACGGTTCATGCCCTTGCGTAGCGACTGATGTCTAACGGGGGCCGCGTCGAGATGGGCCATTGCATTGCAACCCTGGCGGCAGTAGATGACGAGAGTGTGGCTCGACTCCGTAGCTTGTAAGTAGAGTAAAACAGAACAAATAAAAACAAGAACATTGTGGCCGGCACCAGAGAACCAGGAAACCGATAAGAAGGAAGGACCTGGAGGCAGCCGTTTGGACTGAGATGACGGATTGAGGAGCCCAGGCTCCAGTTGATGGGAGCGGGACGAAAAGAAACGGGCCCCGCGTGGCGTATTAGACGGCTACACTTCGTTAACTAGTGTAGTGCAGTGAGATGCAAAGTATCTTGCTATCGCTTTCACGCTAATCGTTCCTTTAGTCAGGGGTCTCAGCAACGCCGTTCCTGAGCCGCGACGACACCATCCACTGAATAGCTCCACCactccctctcctctcgcccgccttctcctcggcgcgTCCTTTTTGGCGGCCATTGCATAGGTAAGCCTGGCCCGGCCATCCCTGTCTACCATCTTATTCGCTCGAGGTTCTCGGCAGTTCCTGGGCATAAGTATTTCTACACCTGCCTTGCGGTGAGAAGATACATTCAGCGCAAATGATACCTATGGAAGCAGCTCGCCTGCCCCCAAAAAGATGGTAGATTGGGGGTATGAAGGATCCAATCCCATCTCGTCCATCCCACCCCTCCGAAATCCCCCTTCCTAACGCCGTGTGATGTGCAGTCCGGGCCGTGAACAATCATCTCTGTTTACCTACCAATAGGTTTCTGGATCATGACAGAGCGGCACCTATTCGAAGCACAAATTTCCGAGTCTCCGTCTGCCAAGTAACTAAATTTGGTCAATCGCTGATGGTTCGTGGAGCATGAAAGGAAAGGCTGGTGTGCCCATGCCattccatcccatcccactTCCCTCCTCCAAAAGCACAAGAGAGCCCCAAAGTACTAACCAATCCACCCTGCCTTACCATGATCTGCCATCACCAACTGGCTGTGCTTGTCATGATAGTGGCACGTACTCCCTGTCGCATTCGCTGTCGCAATGTTCCTGAAGATCCAATCAAGCTAGTCACCCTCCTAATCATCATTTGCCTGGACATCTTGATGTCGCTGCCAACTTTCTCCGTTTTATCTTTACTTTATGTTTTAGCTTCCCAACCTGCTACCGTACTCCATCCGGTTTTCCTGTTCCCTTCCACGTCTACCGACAtatgtacatcgtacagtaCCTGTAGATATCAGTCGTTGCCCAGCATCGCATTAAACCCACTCACTGTCATCACCGACCTCCCCGACACTTGCTCGCTTGCTTTTGCTCCGTCAAAGTCTCACTTCCTCTCACTTCCTCTCTCGCCTTACCCTCACCTCGAACGCAGTCTACCGAAGCGACGTCCCGGCTTGTCTCTCGCTGTCTCTtgtctacctaggtaggtaggtaggtaccttaggCTGCCCGCTGCGTCGCTTCATTTTGTGTCTTTTGTTTTTGCTCCCGCCTGCAGGGAAGGCTCTGGTTATATTTTTTAATGAGAAAGGAGAGATCAGGGGaccccttccttccctcctAAACCGTCCCGAAAGTCCCACTTTCACTtgaccccctcctccttccttgctcctccctcctccctcctccataCTACCTACTATCCCGTTCCACTGTCATTCatcgcctcgtccgacggGGGAAACACTCACATTGGGGCGgccccttccttcccctgGAGTACCACAAACCACGTCGATATCCACCAGACCCAAAGACTAGAACAGAACCTCGCCCACCTCACTCTCGTGCTTACGAAATACCCGGCGGACTGTGAGGTGCCAAGgcccacacacacacatacactTGCCTACCCTACCTCCCTAGCCTATGTACAGttcctacctaccttaggtacTGTTCTGCTCCCCGTCCTGTTGTCCAGGGAGCTACCGCCGCGCTCGCCTTATCCAATCCTCCTGTACCCCCTACTGGGCACTGTGGAAGGGGGACGGACTCACTACCTACGCCATCGTCCCCAACTCTAAAAATTCCACGCCCCCGTCAGACATAAACACATAATCCAATCCTCGCGGCCCGCCCCTGACTTGACCGCGCCTCCTTGGAACTGGAATCATACTCCCTCTCTCAACTCCCAATTCCCTGCTCAGGCTTCATACTCGCCTTGTGTGTCGTCCTCACCTTTACCCATCTGCTCCGTTGCGAGTTGACAACCCGTCGTGGTCGTACATACTTCTCCCCTCCCGAATCAAACCAAGGCGACCGCAGCAAGGACGCCTCTTACCTGTCTTTGACAATTCGGCCGTTACCCCTTTCAGCGCCAACGACCAAAGGGGTAAATCGACTTTCTTCAACCCCCCGACCTCTCCTGCCCTTGCTCTGTTTTTCGACAACCGCATCCGGCCGATCACGCCCTTTTCCCATAACCCCGGATCAGGATCAATTGTCTCGTCAAATCGGCCAGGGGCTCAATCGCCAGTCATGGCGTCTTCGTATGTCGACATCCGATCATCGCTGACGTTCTGTCCCCTTTTCATGGGACGCAAAAGAGGGCCGAGACACTAACTTTGACATGGCAGGTTCGGTGCGGCTTTTCGCTCTCTCTGGCACGATTTAACCAGCTACGACCGACGTACGTTTGGGACAACTTTGCAACTGCGCTTTCGGTATTTTCCATCATCAAACTGACGTATCCCAGATTCTACCATTGACTCCCCCCACCGAACCGGTCGACACGTTCCTCTGAACCGCCAAAGCGGCATTCTCACCTCCGTCGCGACCGCCTCTGAATCGCGCGCCGATGTCTCCGCCCCCTTTGCCGAAGACTACAATAGATTCTCCCGCGAGAACAGCTACCAAGGCGGTGGTATGCCCTACACCCCGACCAGTCCCAACCCGTCAGCGCCCTATTCCCCCGGTCTGAGGTCCCAATCTGCCCGACGCGAGAGCCAGCAGGATGGCTTCGAGCTGCAAGGTCCGGGAGATGTCCCTATGCAGTCTTTCCAGGATGgctctcctcccccgcctcccGTTTCCCATTCGTGGAAGAAGATCGACGCCTGGGCCGAAGAGCACTACCCTGAGCTGTGGGACCAGCTTTGCGAGGGCTGCACCGACAACGACCTCAACGAATTGGAGCATCAGCTGGACTGCTCCCTACCCCTCGACGTGAGAGAGTCGTTGATGATTCACGACGGCCAAGAGCGATTGGGAATGCCCACCGGCATTATCTTCGGTTCCATGCTACTCGACTGCGAGGAGATGGTTCAGGAGTGGGATCAGTGGCGCAAGGTCAACCATGAATTCCTCTCAGAAGCCGCCTACGCCCGTCCCGCCGCTTTGCCCAAAGCTCTTGGCAGCAGTAATCAGGCCTCTTCATCCAGGACACCCGCGTCGCCTGCTGCCGCGAACAACGGTTCGTGGCGCCAGGAGCTCATCTCTCGCCAGGAGAGCATCCCTCCCAACGCAGTGCAGCGCTCCTACGCGCACCCAGCTTGGATTCCTCTTGTGCGCGACTGGGGTGGTAACAATTTGGCCGTGGATCTCGCTCCCGGCCCTAACGGAAGATGGGGACAGATTATTCTCTTTGGTCGTGACTACGATACCAAATACGTCATTGCTCGCTCCTGGGCCCACTTCCTCGCCATGGTCGCCGACGATCTCTCCAGTGGCAAGTGGTTTGTGGATGAGGAGACAAACGAGCTCAAACTGCGGGAGTTTAAGGAGACACGTGTTGAGCCTCCCTACTTCGGTATTCTGCGATGGCGCGTGGACCAGAAGTATGGCCGTAGAGCTGCCAAGCGCAAGTCTGTCGTGGCTCCCAACAGGGCCGGATCCCCTGCTGGATCCGGCGCTAACTCCCCATACGCGAGCCCGACTACCGAGCCCAACGGCGAACAACGAGGAAGATCAATGCAGCGACTGGGGGGTACATCTCCGATGGCCAGCCCAATTCGCCCCGGCTACGGCAAGTCCAGTCCCCTTGCACGAGTGGCCGAGGAAACCCCTCTGCCggacctcgaggccaacggcCTCAAGCCAACGAAGCTTGTCGAAGTCGAAACCCCCCGGCCGAGCGAGGACAACGGCAAGGGTTCGCTCGTGTCGCTCTTATCGCACGTTGAAACCGCGGAGGGCGAAGGCAAGGAGAACAACAACCCCGCCAAGACGAACGGCAAGGCCAACGGCAAGCAGCCCGAGGTGTTGGAGGAGTCAATGAAGGAGATCGAGATTTAGAAGGTGCGCAAAACTGGATACGACAGAACGACGATACGGTTTCCCCCATTCTCGGGGCCTTGTTACGCGACAAGGCTCGTCATACAGCAAAACATCGGCGTTTGAGGCGTCCGTGACTCTGATCATTATGAGAGGACGTTCGCAGGGGGTCATACAACATTGAAAACTcttttattttatttttccGAGCATCAGGGAACACGGCGGCTGGGCTTTTTTCTGAAGTCTTTTTTCtactctttttttcttctcttttggGCTTTCTCTGGAAAGGACCGAGACCAGAATACATAGGGTGGACGTCTCTTCCGCTCCAAGTGTTCTGCAGTCTATGGACATAGCTGCGCGGATACGTACATTTGCACCAACCTGTGTTATCAGCACATTGGGTGGCGGCTTTGCGGTCGTCCCCGGACGGGGGTTGCCTGCCGACCATGGTCTCCTGGGAGAAGGCGTATGGGACGACAAACTTGTGGGCTGATGGCAGGCGTGCCAGTAATTGTTAGTGTACTATTAGGACCTCTTGTCTACTTTTGTATGTCGAACGCTCCGAGGAGGCGTAGGATGAGTCCTCAATACAGGTCGGCTGAGATGACATTGGCCAATTCGAGTTTTTGACTGCCTTCGTGTCATTTCGTGTCGTGAGCATAGATCGACCTAGCGCCAGCGCGCATGGGTTCGGGGCGTAGCAGGAATGCCTTCATTTCCTCGTATTCCAAGCCACTAGGGCCGATTCATACTTGCGCCAAATCGGGGGCCAGAATGAGCCTAAAACGCCGCGACAGCCTGGCCCGCACAGATCATATTTACGGCAGAAGACCCACGCCCACGCTGTGTCTTCGTGTCTGATGTCGCATACGGGCCCGGGCTTGGTCGAGTCGAGGCAAGGGAGGTAGAGCTGTAGTTGGTAATGAGGTATCCTAGGTGGATGTAAGATGGTTTGCCAAGCAATCGATACGACGACGGCTCAGGCAATCGCTCTTACGATCCGAAAAGTCATTGACACTTCAATTGCGAAGATTCAAGCAGGACACTACCCTATCCAGATGTGTATGTGTTGCATTAACGCCGTTGCCTGTCCTGATAGCTTTGATACAGACACGCACGTGACCAAGTGTCACGTGAGAAGAACGGAGCTCTTGGACAGGGATCAGGTGGTGGGACCGTGACGCCTCAGCTGTGACGGATCAACGTCAAGGCGACCTTCGTCACCCCCCCAGCCTTATACCGAGCAGACCAACtcccgccgacgacgacgccggccgaACCACATCCTCCGGAATCTCGATCACGACATCCACAAACCCATACACACACCCGCTTGTCGAGCAGCCGTAACCTTTTTGCAACCCGCGTGAGAAATAGATACTACGCAGCTCACCCAGTGCCCCAACAAACCGTCACGCGACGGTAGCCGACTTAGCTATCCTACCTACGCA from Colletotrichum higginsianum IMI 349063 chromosome 3, whole genome shotgun sequence includes the following:
- a CDS encoding SMI1/KNR4 family protein encodes the protein MASSFGAAFRSLWHDLTSYDRHSTIDSPHRTGRHVPLNRQSGILTSVATASESRADVSAPFAEDYNRFSRENSYQGGGMPYTPTSPNPSAPYSPGLRSQSARRESQQDGFELQGPGDVPMQSFQDGSPPPPPVSHSWKKIDAWAEEHYPELWDQLCEGCTDNDLNELEHQLDCSLPLDVRESLMIHDGQERLGMPTGIIFGSMLLDCEEMVQEWDQWRKVNHEFLSEAAYARPAALPKALGSSNQASSSRTPASPAAANNGSWRQELISRQESIPPNAVQRSYAHPAWIPLVRDWGGNNLAVDLAPGPNGRWGQIILFGRDYDTKYVIARSWAHFLAMVADDLSSGKWFVDEETNELKLREFKETRVEPPYFGILRWRVDQKYGRRAAKRKSVVAPNRAGSPAGSGANSPYASPTTEPNGEQRGRSMQRLGGTSPMASPIRPGYGKSSPLARVAEETPLPDLEANGLKPTKLVEVETPRPSEDNGKGSLVSLLSHVETAEGEGKENNNPAKTNGKANGKQPEVLEESMKEIEI